The sequence below is a genomic window from Salinispira pacifica.
CGGGGAGTACAACGAAAACGAGGAACTGGAAATTCTCGGAGTAGGTGTGAGTCCCTCCAACGGTTTGCGCAAGGGTGTGGTTATCAATATTGAGGCAACCCAGAAATCGGTGCTGGAAGCCGTGGAACAGGCCGAGCAGATGGCCGGCCGTGAAGTGGAAACGGTTGTGGCCAGCATTGCCGGTCCCCATATTGAGGGCATCAACTCCCGGGGCGTGGTTGCGGTCAACAGCAAGGGCCGGGAGATCACCCAGAACGACGTGGACCGGGTAATGGAAGCCGCCCGGGCGGTGGTTCTGCCCATGGACCGGGAGATCATCCACCTGCTGCCCCAGGAATATCTGGTGGACGAACAACGGGGCGTAAAAGATCCCAGAGATATGATCGGAGTCCGTCTTGAGGCGGAGGTTCACCTGATAACCGCATCCATTACCGCAGCACAGAATCTGATTAAATGCATTAACCGAGCCGGATTGAAAGTAAGCGAAATGATGTACGAATCCCTGGCGGCATCCAGGGCATCTCTTACTCCCGAGGAGAAGGAGATCGGTACGCTGTTTATCAATATCGGGGGAGGAACCACCGATATCATGCTCTATTTGAACGGAGCGCCCCACTATACCTCGGTCCTGCCTCTGGGCGGGAAGGAGGTGAGCTCGGACATCGCCATCATTCTGAAAATACCTTTTGAGGAAGCGGAAAAGATCAAGATCCGTGACGGATTCTGTCTTGCTTCCATGGTTGAGGAAGGGGGCGAACCGGTGATCATTCCGGGAGTGGGAGGGCGTCCGCCTCTTTCAACTGACAGAAACACCATTTGCTCATACATACAGCCCAGAATGACCGAGATCTTCGAGATGATT
It includes:
- the ftsA gene encoding cell division protein FtsA; the protein is MAWSDPIVGLDIGTTRVCAIIGEYNENEELEILGVGVSPSNGLRKGVVINIEATQKSVLEAVEQAEQMAGREVETVVASIAGPHIEGINSRGVVAVNSKGREITQNDVDRVMEAARAVVLPMDREIIHLLPQEYLVDEQRGVKDPRDMIGVRLEAEVHLITASITAAQNLIKCINRAGLKVSEMMYESLAASRASLTPEEKEIGTLFINIGGGTTDIMLYLNGAPHYTSVLPLGGKEVSSDIAIILKIPFEEAEKIKIRDGFCLASMVEEGGEPVIIPGVGGRPPLSTDRNTICSYIQPRMTEIFEMIKKRVESEAGFTAWQSLGGVVLSGGGAMLPGTVELAQSIFPTAVRMAEPFGVNGLSREVCRPDRSTAYGLVLQGAQQALLQGPVIRDTRSRKGGGLKQWLRNFFE